The proteins below are encoded in one region of Amycolatopsis acidiphila:
- a CDS encoding C40 family peptidase: MQSQPIKRVVAGAITAAAVITAVGVGVPASAITLPALQNPPTNSADALAQYRAAAQQAEQLNEDKLKAQDDFNAKQADLAKANGDLATANQKVQAAQADAAKFQVVVDQFADASFMSGAQMNKLSALLTGTSAQDFLDRSSALAVLADDKNRALQNYTDAVNAAAAAAQQATDARNRAQAASDASAQLLNDLNARSAALQAQVNQLQQLSGRLSASDRASQRDTGGSAPGLPAPTAAAQQAINVALSKLGSSYVWGATGPSTFDCSGLTMYSYGKAGVSLPRTSSAQSSTGKAVPRSQLQPGDLVFFGSPVHHVGIYLGDGKMVHAPDTGDVVKISPLQNDYSGARRVAY; the protein is encoded by the coding sequence GTGCAGTCGCAACCGATCAAGCGCGTGGTCGCAGGAGCCATCACAGCGGCCGCGGTGATCACCGCGGTCGGCGTTGGTGTCCCAGCCAGCGCGATCACCCTCCCCGCCCTCCAGAATCCCCCCACCAACTCGGCGGACGCGCTGGCCCAGTACCGGGCCGCCGCGCAGCAGGCCGAGCAGCTGAACGAGGACAAGCTCAAGGCACAGGACGACTTCAACGCCAAGCAGGCCGACCTGGCCAAGGCGAACGGCGACCTGGCCACGGCCAACCAGAAGGTGCAGGCGGCGCAGGCCGACGCGGCGAAGTTCCAGGTCGTGGTCGACCAGTTCGCCGACGCCTCGTTCATGAGCGGCGCGCAGATGAACAAGCTGTCCGCCCTGCTGACCGGCACCTCGGCCCAGGACTTCCTGGACCGGTCCTCGGCGCTGGCCGTGCTGGCCGACGACAAGAACCGGGCGCTGCAGAACTACACCGACGCGGTCAACGCCGCGGCGGCGGCGGCGCAGCAGGCCACCGACGCGCGCAACCGCGCGCAGGCCGCCTCGGACGCCTCGGCTCAGCTGCTCAACGACCTGAACGCGCGCTCCGCCGCGCTGCAGGCCCAGGTCAACCAGCTGCAGCAGCTCAGCGGCCGGCTCAGTGCCTCCGACCGCGCCTCCCAGCGCGACACCGGTGGCAGCGCGCCGGGCCTGCCCGCACCCACCGCGGCGGCGCAGCAGGCGATCAACGTCGCGCTCAGCAAGCTGGGCAGCAGCTACGTGTGGGGCGCGACCGGTCCGTCCACGTTCGACTGCTCGGGCCTGACGATGTACTCCTACGGCAAGGCGGGCGTCAGCCTGCCGCGCACCAGCTCGGCGCAGTCCTCGACCGGCAAGGCCGTGCCGCGCTCGCAGCTGCAGCCGGGCGATCTGGTGTTCTTCGGCTCGCCCGTGCACCACGTCGGGATCTACCTCGGCGACGGCAAGATGGTCCACGCGCCCGACACCGGTGACGTCGTGAAGATCTCGCCACTGCAGAACGACTATTCGGGAGCTCGCCGGGTCGCCTACTGA
- a CDS encoding glycosyltransferase family 4 protein, translated as MARTLLVTNDFPPRPGGIQNYLDSLARRLPPEDLVVYAPSWHSDSGSHPEFDAAAPFEVVRHPTSLMLPTPDVLRRAKDIMRARECESVWFGAAAPLALMSASLRSAGARRVVACTHGHEVGWSMLPGARQALRRIGDTTDVVTYVSKYTRNRFASAFGPMAGLEHLPSGVDVELFRPDDAARQEIRARHGLGDRPTVVCVSRLVPRKGQDVLVHAMPELRKRIPDVALLLVGGGPYRRTLERLVRDVGVADDVVLTGSVPWPELPAHYAAGDVFAMPARTRGKGLDVEGLGLVYLEASATGLPVIAGRSGGAPETVVDEVTGHVVDGRDVTQLVETLAPLLADPMRARKMGEAGRAWVTEHWRWDQLAHRLRTLLNG; from the coding sequence GTGGCTCGGACCCTGCTGGTGACCAACGACTTCCCGCCGCGTCCCGGGGGAATCCAGAACTACCTCGACTCGCTGGCGCGGCGCCTGCCGCCGGAGGACCTCGTCGTCTACGCACCTTCGTGGCATTCGGACTCCGGCTCGCATCCGGAGTTCGACGCGGCCGCGCCCTTCGAGGTGGTGCGGCATCCCACTTCGCTGATGCTGCCCACTCCGGACGTGCTGCGCCGCGCGAAGGACATCATGCGCGCGCGGGAGTGCGAGTCGGTGTGGTTCGGCGCGGCCGCGCCGCTGGCGCTCATGTCCGCGTCACTGCGGTCCGCCGGGGCACGGCGCGTCGTCGCCTGCACGCACGGCCACGAGGTCGGCTGGTCGATGTTGCCGGGCGCGCGGCAGGCGTTGCGCCGCATCGGGGACACGACCGACGTCGTCACCTACGTCAGCAAGTACACCCGCAACCGGTTCGCCTCCGCGTTCGGGCCGATGGCCGGGCTGGAGCATCTGCCGTCCGGAGTGGACGTCGAGTTGTTCCGGCCCGACGACGCGGCGCGGCAGGAGATCCGCGCGCGGCACGGTCTCGGTGACCGCCCGACCGTCGTGTGTGTGTCGCGTTTGGTGCCACGCAAGGGACAGGACGTGCTGGTGCACGCGATGCCCGAGCTGCGCAAGCGGATCCCGGACGTGGCGCTGCTGCTGGTCGGCGGTGGTCCGTACCGCAGGACCCTGGAGCGGCTGGTGCGGGACGTGGGCGTGGCGGACGACGTCGTGCTGACCGGTTCGGTGCCGTGGCCGGAGCTGCCGGCCCACTACGCGGCGGGGGACGTCTTCGCGATGCCGGCGCGCACGCGGGGCAAGGGCCTCGACGTGGAGGGCCTGGGTCTGGTCTACCTCGAAGCCTCGGCGACGGGCCTGCCCGTGATCGCCGGCCGTTCGGGTGGCGCGCCGGAGACGGTGGTCGACGAGGTCACGGGCCACGTGGTGGACGGCCGCGACGTCACGCAACTGGTCGAGACGCTCGCACCGCTGCTGGCGGACCCGATGCGGGCGCGCAAAATGGGCGAGGCCGGCCGCGCGTGGGTCACCGAACACTGGCGCTGGGACCAACTGGCCCACCGCCTGCGAACCCTCCTGAACGGCTGA
- a CDS encoding adenosylmethionine--8-amino-7-oxononanoate transaminase, whose amino-acid sequence MDPAHLLALDARHVWHPYGPMPGQVEPLLVTEASGVRLRLADGRELVDGMSSWWAAIHGYRHPVLDAALAEQAGRMSHVMFGGLTHEPAIRLATKLVELTPPGLEHVFLCDSGSVSVEVAVKMCLQYWQSLGRKGKRRMLTWRGGYHGDTFHPMSVCDPDGGMHSLWRGVLPEQVFVPEPPGGFGAPVDQSYVDLLARVIEEYADELAGVIVEPVVQGAGGMRFHNPEYLRVLRELTEAHDVLLVFDEIATGFGRTGTLFAAEHAGVTPDVLCLGKALTGGYLSMAAALCTPEVADGISRGELPVLAHGPTFMANPLTSAIANASIDLLLSQDWQASVRRIETGLRAGLARAADLPAVADVRVLGAIGVIQLDHEVDLAVATKVVTECGVWLRPFRDLIYAMPPFVCTDAEVRSITEAMTAAARTA is encoded by the coding sequence GTGGATCCCGCGCACCTGCTCGCCCTCGACGCCAGGCACGTCTGGCACCCCTACGGCCCCATGCCGGGCCAGGTGGAGCCGTTGCTGGTGACCGAGGCCTCGGGGGTGCGGCTGCGTCTCGCCGACGGGCGCGAGCTGGTCGACGGTATGTCCTCGTGGTGGGCCGCGATCCACGGTTACCGGCACCCGGTGCTCGACGCGGCGCTCGCCGAGCAGGCCGGGCGGATGAGCCACGTCATGTTCGGCGGTCTCACCCACGAGCCCGCGATCCGGCTCGCCACGAAGCTGGTCGAGCTGACGCCGCCCGGGCTGGAGCACGTGTTCCTCTGCGACTCCGGCTCGGTGTCGGTCGAGGTCGCCGTGAAGATGTGCCTGCAGTACTGGCAGTCGCTGGGGCGCAAGGGAAAGCGCCGGATGCTGACCTGGCGCGGCGGCTACCACGGGGACACCTTCCACCCGATGAGCGTGTGCGACCCGGACGGCGGCATGCACTCGCTGTGGCGCGGCGTGCTGCCGGAGCAGGTGTTCGTGCCCGAGCCGCCCGGCGGGTTCGGCGCCCCCGTCGATCAGTCCTATGTGGACCTTCTGGCGCGGGTGATCGAAGAATACGCGGACGAGCTGGCCGGGGTCATCGTCGAACCGGTGGTGCAGGGAGCAGGCGGGATGCGGTTCCACAACCCGGAGTACCTGCGCGTGCTGCGCGAGCTGACCGAGGCACACGACGTGCTGCTGGTCTTCGACGAGATCGCGACCGGCTTCGGCCGCACCGGCACGCTGTTCGCGGCCGAGCACGCCGGGGTCACCCCGGACGTGCTGTGCCTCGGGAAGGCGCTGACCGGCGGGTATCTCAGCATGGCCGCGGCGCTGTGCACGCCGGAGGTGGCCGACGGGATCTCCCGGGGAGAGCTGCCGGTGCTGGCGCACGGGCCGACCTTCATGGCCAACCCGCTGACCTCCGCGATCGCGAACGCCTCGATCGACCTGCTGCTGAGCCAGGACTGGCAGGCATCGGTGCGGCGGATCGAGACCGGGCTGCGCGCGGGCCTGGCCCGCGCGGCCGATCTGCCGGCGGTCGCCGACGTCCGCGTCCTCGGGGCGATCGGGGTGATTCAGCTGGACCACGAGGTGGACCTGGCCGTGGCCACGAAAGTGGTGACCGAATGCGGGGTGTGGCTGCGCCCGTTCCGCGACCTGATCTATGCGATGCCGCCGTTCGTCTGCACGGACGCCGAGGTCCGGAGCATCACCGAGGCGATGACGGCCGCCGCTCGGACGGCCTGA
- a CDS encoding Lrp/AsnC family transcriptional regulator, with protein MITAIVLIHAVADSIPETAQAIADIDGVSEVYSCAGDVDLIAMVRVQTHEELADLIPAKIGRVSGVVDTDTHIAFRSYSTADTESAFALGAED; from the coding sequence GTGATCACTGCGATCGTGCTGATTCATGCCGTGGCGGACAGCATCCCCGAGACCGCACAGGCGATCGCGGACATCGACGGCGTGTCCGAGGTGTACTCGTGCGCGGGTGACGTCGACCTGATCGCGATGGTGCGGGTGCAGACCCACGAGGAGCTCGCCGACCTCATCCCGGCGAAGATCGGGCGGGTGTCCGGCGTGGTGGACACCGACACGCACATCGCGTTCCGCTCCTACTCCACGGCCGACACGGAGTCGGCGTTCGCACTCGGCGCCGAGGACTGA
- a CDS encoding winged helix-turn-helix transcriptional regulator, with protein sequence MQRTDFGEMACSIARTLDVIGEPWSPLVLRDVWVGLTRFEQIQADLGISRKVLTERLNHLVEHGVLERRPYDRRPRYEYVLTEKGTELLDLLMVMVGWGDKWLAGEAGPPVLYRHRACGEISAGDLRCAHCGEPMHAGDVDLLPGPGAV encoded by the coding sequence ATGCAACGCACGGACTTCGGCGAGATGGCCTGCTCGATCGCGCGCACGCTCGACGTCATCGGGGAGCCTTGGTCACCGCTGGTCCTGCGGGACGTCTGGGTCGGCCTCACCCGGTTCGAGCAGATCCAGGCGGACCTCGGCATCTCGCGCAAGGTCCTGACCGAGCGGTTGAACCACCTCGTCGAGCACGGCGTGCTCGAGCGCCGGCCCTACGACCGGCGTCCGCGGTACGAGTACGTCCTCACGGAGAAGGGCACCGAGCTCCTCGACCTGCTCATGGTCATGGTCGGCTGGGGGGACAAGTGGCTCGCGGGCGAGGCCGGGCCGCCGGTGCTCTACCGCCATCGCGCGTGCGGTGAGATCAGCGCCGGCGACCTGCGCTGCGCACACTGCGGCGAGCCGATGCACGCGGGCGACGTCGATCTGCTGCCGGGACCCGGCGCGGTCTGA
- a CDS encoding dihydrofolate reductase family protein — protein MSKVFSAHAVSVDGYMTGRDPGAGRGLGDGTMLFDWYFDGDTPSRLFDGFRLSEASARVFDACAGRVGAVVMGRNTYEDSERFGGGGPHPTARPFIVSHRPAPELTERQTLVTGVEEAIAAAREAAGDKDVGLMGGGVLTEALRAGLVDEVVLHQVPILLGGGRPVFQALPAHVRLRLVEVVPAPGVTHLHYEVER, from the coding sequence ATGAGCAAGGTCTTCAGCGCCCACGCGGTGTCGGTCGACGGGTACATGACAGGCAGGGATCCCGGCGCCGGCCGCGGCCTCGGCGACGGGACGATGCTCTTCGACTGGTACTTCGACGGCGACACGCCCAGCCGGCTGTTCGACGGGTTCCGACTGAGCGAAGCCAGCGCCCGGGTCTTCGACGCCTGCGCCGGACGCGTGGGCGCGGTCGTGATGGGGCGCAACACCTACGAGGACTCCGAGCGCTTCGGCGGTGGCGGCCCCCATCCGACAGCCCGGCCGTTCATCGTCAGCCACCGGCCTGCCCCGGAGCTGACCGAGCGCCAGACCCTCGTCACCGGGGTCGAAGAGGCGATCGCGGCGGCCCGCGAGGCGGCCGGGGACAAGGACGTCGGCCTCATGGGCGGCGGCGTCCTGACCGAGGCCCTGCGGGCGGGGCTCGTCGACGAGGTGGTCCTGCACCAGGTGCCGATCCTGCTCGGCGGCGGCCGGCCCGTCTTCCAGGCGCTGCCTGCGCACGTGCGCCTGCGCCTCGTCGAGGTCGTCCCGGCGCCGGGCGTCACCCATCTCCACTACGAGGTCGAGCGCTGA
- a CDS encoding DEDD exonuclease domain-containing protein: MHGAHDQLTFDELGTPLRDTTFVVFDLETTGTKPGPDGITEIGAVKVRGGEVLGEFATLVNPGKPIPPQIVALTGITDAVVYDAPTIDRVLGSFLEFAAGAVLVAHNAPFDTGFMRAACAAYGYPWPKPAVVCTVKLARRVLTRQDTPSFRLSALAALFGSSTTPNHRALDDARATVDVLHALLERVGSVGVHSLEELVDYLPEVTDEQRRKRGMAAHLPELPGVYLFRGPGEEVLYVGTASNLRRRVRNYFTGSESRGRIREMVALAQRVDGIECSHALEAQIRELRLLAAYRPAYNRRSKNPRKSWWVVLTDEAFPRLSVVRLPKDGALGPFNSQAMAKLAADVLAGASGLRTCTQRISAVAPAGRPCAMAELGRCGAPCAGHQSVEAYFPSVRAVAQLIGGEDNVPLDSALRQLDELAAAQHYEQAARRRDELAILVRAVAKAHRLTALAAIPELVAAAPDGNRGWEFAVIRYGRLASAGVARRGVPPMPVVDALVAAAETVTPEPGPLYGAPPEEVGLLLRWLTRAGVRLVRTAIPWAEPAHGAGGWHDWLERASTATALEQAVG, translated from the coding sequence ATGCATGGCGCGCACGATCAGCTGACCTTCGACGAGCTGGGCACGCCGCTTCGCGACACCACGTTCGTGGTCTTCGACCTGGAGACCACCGGCACCAAGCCGGGTCCGGACGGGATCACCGAGATCGGCGCGGTCAAGGTCCGCGGCGGCGAGGTGCTGGGCGAGTTCGCGACGCTGGTGAACCCCGGGAAACCGATCCCGCCGCAGATCGTCGCGCTGACCGGGATCACGGACGCTGTCGTCTACGACGCCCCGACCATCGACCGCGTACTCGGCTCGTTCCTGGAGTTCGCGGCGGGCGCGGTGCTGGTCGCGCACAACGCCCCGTTCGACACCGGGTTCATGCGCGCCGCCTGCGCCGCGTACGGCTACCCGTGGCCGAAGCCGGCGGTGGTCTGCACGGTCAAGCTGGCCCGGCGCGTGCTGACCCGCCAGGACACGCCGAGCTTCCGGCTGTCCGCGCTGGCCGCGCTGTTCGGCTCCTCGACCACGCCGAACCACCGTGCGCTCGACGACGCCCGCGCCACCGTCGACGTGCTGCACGCGCTGCTCGAACGGGTCGGCTCAGTCGGCGTGCACTCGCTCGAGGAGCTGGTCGACTACCTGCCCGAGGTCACCGACGAGCAGCGGCGCAAGCGCGGGATGGCGGCGCACCTGCCCGAACTGCCCGGCGTGTACCTGTTCCGCGGCCCGGGTGAGGAGGTGCTCTACGTCGGCACGGCGTCGAACCTGCGGCGGCGGGTGCGCAACTACTTCACCGGGTCGGAGAGCCGCGGGCGCATCCGGGAGATGGTCGCGCTGGCCCAGCGCGTCGACGGCATCGAGTGCTCGCACGCGCTCGAAGCGCAGATCCGCGAGCTACGGCTGCTCGCGGCGTACCGGCCCGCGTACAACCGCCGGTCGAAGAACCCGCGCAAGTCCTGGTGGGTGGTGCTGACCGACGAGGCGTTCCCCCGGCTGTCGGTGGTGCGCCTGCCGAAGGACGGCGCGCTCGGGCCGTTCAACTCCCAGGCGATGGCGAAGCTCGCGGCGGACGTGCTCGCGGGCGCGTCCGGGCTGCGCACCTGCACGCAGCGGATCTCGGCGGTCGCCCCGGCGGGCAGGCCGTGCGCGATGGCCGAGCTGGGACGCTGCGGGGCGCCCTGTGCGGGCCACCAGAGCGTCGAGGCGTACTTCCCGTCCGTGCGGGCCGTGGCGCAGCTGATCGGCGGCGAGGACAACGTTCCGCTCGACTCCGCCCTGCGTCAGCTCGACGAGCTCGCCGCGGCCCAGCACTACGAGCAGGCCGCGCGGCGGCGCGACGAGCTGGCGATCCTGGTGCGCGCGGTCGCGAAGGCGCATCGGCTGACGGCGCTGGCCGCCATCCCGGAGCTGGTCGCCGCCGCGCCCGACGGCAACCGCGGCTGGGAGTTCGCGGTGATCCGGTACGGCAGGCTCGCCTCGGCGGGCGTGGCAAGGCGCGGGGTGCCGCCCATGCCGGTCGTCGACGCACTGGTCGCGGCGGCGGAGACGGTGACCCCCGAGCCAGGGCCGCTCTACGGCGCGCCCCCGGAGGAGGTCGGGCTGCTGCTGCGGTGGCTCACCCGGGCCGGGGTGCGCCTGGTGCGGACGGCGATCCCGTGGGCCGAGCCCGCGCACGGCGCCGGGGGCTGGCACGACTGGCTCGAACGCGCCTCGACCGCCACGGCACTCGAGCAGGCGGTGGGCTGA
- a CDS encoding nucleoside/nucleotide kinase family protein produces MRYRPISFERLAAELTERILALPGTPWVRVAIDGVAGTSELADLLVDPLRVNGRAALRVSTVDFLRPASLRFEKGKQDPDARYLDWLDEGALRREVLDPLSAGGDGMVLPALWDAGRDRATRLDRVELPAGGVLIADGELLLGRGLPVELTVHLSMSANAVRRRLPQEEHWALPAFARYEEEVHPAEVADVVVRVEDPRHPAVAA; encoded by the coding sequence ATGAGGTACCGGCCGATCTCCTTCGAACGGCTCGCGGCGGAGCTGACCGAGCGGATTCTCGCCCTGCCCGGCACGCCGTGGGTGCGGGTGGCGATCGATGGCGTGGCCGGCACGTCGGAGCTGGCGGACCTGCTGGTCGATCCCTTGCGGGTCAACGGAAGAGCCGCGCTACGAGTGTCCACTGTGGATTTTCTGCGGCCCGCCTCGCTGCGGTTCGAGAAGGGCAAGCAGGACCCGGACGCGCGATATCTCGACTGGCTGGACGAGGGTGCGCTGCGCAGGGAGGTGCTCGACCCGTTGTCCGCGGGCGGCGACGGGATGGTGCTCCCCGCGCTGTGGGACGCGGGACGCGACCGCGCGACGAGGCTGGACCGGGTCGAGCTGCCCGCGGGCGGGGTCCTCATCGCGGACGGCGAGCTGCTGCTCGGGCGGGGGCTGCCGGTCGAACTCACGGTGCACCTGTCGATGTCGGCGAACGCCGTGCGCCGCCGCCTGCCGCAGGAGGAGCACTGGGCGCTGCCGGCGTTCGCCCGCTACGAGGAGGAGGTCCACCCCGCGGAGGTCGCCGACGTGGTGGTGCGGGTGGAGGACCCGCGGCACCCGGCGGTGGCGGCCTAG
- a CDS encoding NYN domain-containing protein produces the protein MPPSVHAEEPEDPGLRASVAAQRPEAEPAPPFAWRELPEPVRTRLAELAADALGKMPRVDVPQQLRPVAKFAPAKRARLGATALLTTLQDSTAFRTAVLEWVREHRQDALNPNDEDSVVAATAAILLGESSATSRVRLVAKNAAETALRAERDAALARNQKLEAELTRTQEELAQALDAVEAARREREDEINRLRGRLREQGVLLRKARDAAEQAEADVLDADSRRDAEIAALTAQLGRERQRVATERARAERAVADAEMARQAAREARDADEVRLALLVDTIEGAVTGLRRELSLGTSSRRPADHVRGASVSAGNGVQVRDPAALDRLLALPSVHLIVDGYNVTKTGYPELPLADQRTRLVQQLGALASRTGAEVTVVFDGAGVLSVPSASPRGVRVLFSDPGVLADDVIRALVIAEPSGRPLVVATSDRAVADSTRSSGAHPVASAVLLTRLGRV, from the coding sequence ATGCCGCCCTCAGTGCACGCCGAAGAGCCCGAAGACCCCGGTCTTCGTGCCTCGGTCGCTGCCCAGCGGCCGGAGGCGGAACCGGCGCCGCCTTTCGCCTGGCGCGAGCTGCCGGAACCCGTCCGCACCAGACTCGCCGAGCTCGCCGCCGACGCGCTCGGCAAGATGCCCAGGGTCGACGTCCCCCAGCAGCTGCGCCCGGTCGCGAAGTTCGCGCCGGCCAAGCGGGCCCGGCTGGGGGCGACGGCGCTGCTCACGACGCTGCAGGACTCGACGGCGTTCCGGACCGCCGTGCTGGAGTGGGTCCGGGAGCACCGGCAGGACGCGCTCAACCCGAACGACGAGGACTCCGTGGTCGCCGCGACGGCGGCGATCCTGCTGGGCGAGTCGAGTGCGACCTCGCGGGTGCGGCTCGTCGCCAAGAATGCGGCCGAGACGGCGTTGCGCGCCGAGCGGGACGCCGCGCTGGCCCGCAACCAGAAGCTCGAGGCCGAGCTCACACGCACGCAGGAGGAGCTGGCCCAGGCGCTGGACGCCGTCGAGGCCGCCCGCCGCGAACGCGAGGACGAGATCAACCGGTTGCGCGGGCGGCTGCGGGAGCAAGGCGTGCTGTTGCGCAAGGCCCGCGACGCCGCCGAGCAGGCCGAGGCGGATGTGCTCGACGCGGACAGCAGGCGCGACGCGGAGATCGCCGCGCTGACCGCCCAGCTGGGGCGTGAGCGGCAGCGGGTGGCGACGGAGCGGGCCAGGGCGGAGCGGGCGGTGGCCGACGCGGAGATGGCGCGTCAGGCGGCCCGTGAGGCCCGCGACGCCGACGAGGTGCGCCTGGCCCTGCTCGTCGACACCATCGAGGGCGCCGTGACCGGGCTGCGGCGGGAGCTGTCGCTCGGTACGAGCAGCCGCCGTCCGGCGGACCACGTCCGTGGCGCGTCCGTGTCCGCCGGAAACGGCGTCCAGGTGCGGGACCCCGCCGCGCTGGACCGCCTGCTGGCGCTGCCGAGCGTGCACCTGATCGTCGACGGCTACAACGTCACCAAGACGGGCTATCCGGAGCTGCCGCTCGCCGACCAGCGGACCCGGCTCGTGCAGCAGCTCGGCGCGCTCGCGTCGCGGACGGGTGCCGAGGTGACGGTCGTGTTCGACGGCGCCGGCGTGCTGTCGGTGCCGTCCGCCTCGCCCCGGGGGGTCCGGGTGCTGTTCTCGGATCCGGGCGTGCTGGCCGACGACGTGATCCGCGCGCTCGTCATCGCCGAGCCGTCCGGCCGGCCGCTGGTCGTGGCCACCTCGGATCGCGCGGTCGCCGATTCGACCAGGAGTTCGGGTGCGCATCCGGTCGCGTCCGCGGTGCTGCTGACGCGGCTCGGGCGCGTCTGA
- a CDS encoding cytochrome P450 family protein encodes MRVLDEPVRLDIDFIQDPHAAYERLRVEAPVRPAVMPRGLKVWLVTGYADAKAVLADPRLSKDNKRARQLFEANAGAGSAFSSSLAAHMLNLDPPDHTRLRKLVNKAFTARTISRLRPRIEEIADELLESIARAGRVDLLESYAFPLPITVICELLGIPSADRDDFRTWSNTIVSAATPEQLQRDSTALAGYLAELVAAKRAQPTEDLLSDLVHVSEAGDQLSEVELISMAFLLLVAGHETTVNLIGNGVRALLARPDQLAALRADPSLLAGAVEEFLRFDGPVNVATLRFTTEPVPVGDVVIPADQFVMVSLLGANRDGEKFADPDRLDITRPTGGHLAFGHGIHYCIGAPLARLEAEIAIGRLLARFGTIELDGEPAQLRWRDSTLMHGLETLPIRVD; translated from the coding sequence ATGCGGGTGCTCGACGAACCGGTCCGGCTCGACATCGACTTCATCCAGGATCCCCACGCCGCCTACGAGCGGTTGCGCGTCGAGGCGCCGGTCCGGCCCGCGGTGATGCCGCGCGGGCTCAAGGTCTGGCTCGTCACCGGCTACGCCGACGCCAAGGCGGTGCTCGCCGACCCGCGGCTGAGCAAGGACAACAAGCGTGCCCGGCAGCTGTTCGAGGCCAACGCGGGCGCCGGCAGCGCCTTCTCCTCCTCGCTGGCCGCGCACATGCTGAACCTGGACCCGCCCGACCACACCCGGCTGCGCAAGCTGGTCAACAAGGCCTTCACCGCGCGGACGATCTCGCGGCTGCGCCCGCGGATCGAGGAGATCGCCGACGAGCTGCTCGAGTCGATCGCCCGTGCCGGCCGGGTGGACCTGCTGGAGTCGTACGCGTTCCCGCTGCCGATCACGGTCATCTGCGAGCTGCTCGGCATCCCGTCCGCCGACCGGGACGACTTCCGGACCTGGTCCAACACCATCGTCTCCGCCGCGACCCCCGAGCAGCTGCAGCGCGACTCGACCGCGCTGGCCGGCTACCTCGCCGAGCTCGTCGCGGCCAAGCGCGCGCAGCCCACCGAGGACCTGCTGTCCGACCTGGTGCACGTCTCCGAAGCGGGCGACCAGCTGTCCGAGGTCGAGCTGATCTCGATGGCGTTCCTGCTGCTGGTCGCCGGGCACGAGACCACCGTCAACCTCATCGGCAACGGCGTGCGCGCCCTGCTCGCCCGGCCGGACCAGCTGGCGGCCCTGCGGGCGGACCCGTCGCTGCTGGCGGGCGCCGTCGAGGAGTTCCTGCGCTTCGACGGGCCGGTCAACGTCGCGACCCTGCGGTTCACCACCGAGCCCGTCCCGGTCGGCGACGTGGTGATCCCCGCCGACCAGTTCGTGATGGTGTCCCTGCTGGGCGCGAACCGCGACGGCGAGAAGTTCGCCGACCCGGACCGGCTCGACATCACCCGGCCCACCGGCGGGCACCTCGCCTTCGGGCACGGCATCCACTACTGCATCGGCGCCCCGCTCGCGCGGCTGGAGGCCGAGATCGCGATCGGCAGGCTGCTGGCCCGGTTCGGCACCATCGAGCTGGACGGGGAGCCGGCCCAGCTGCGCTGGCGGGACAGCACCCTCATGCACGGCCTGGAGACCCTGCCGATCCGGGTGGACTGA